AGGCTGACCTTGAGAATGCCGATCGCCGACACCCCGCGTGCCGCCCACTTGCCGGCCAGAATCGGGCAGAACAGCATCGGCACCGTCAGCAGCAACATCGCCAAGCCTGCGTGAGTCGCGCTCAATTGCAGCACGCCGAACAGGTAGCTCGGCAAGTACGTCAGCAGGGTCACAAAGCCGAACGATGCCGCCACAGTAACCAACGCCAGGCCCACAAACGGCCCGCTTGCCAGCAGCGACAGGTCCAGCATCGGCTGGCGATGGCGGCGTTCCTGCCAGGTAAATACCGCCAGCAACACCGCCGCGACCGCCACCAGGCCGAGCACGCCCGGGCTGCTCCAGCCCCACTGCGACCCCTGCACGATGGCAACCATCAGCGCCAGCAAGGCCAGCACAAACAACGTCGCGCCCGGCACATCGAAGCGTGCGGTGCGTTCCGCCAGTTCGCCGTCTCGCGTGATCAACGGGCTGCCCAACAGCACAATCACCAACGTGACCGCATGTGCCCAGAAAATCGCGCGCCAGCCGACACTGTCCAGCAGCAAGCCGGACAAGGTCGGGCCCAGGCTCACACCCAGCCCCGCAACGGTGCCGAACAAGGCAAACGCACGCAGCCGCGCCGGGCCGCTGAAGTGAGTGGAGAGGATGGCAATGCCGCACGAGAAAATCGCCGCCGCACCAATCCCCGCCAGGCCCCGCGCCGCGTCCAACAACCACGCGCTGTCAGCCACCGCCGACAGCACCGAGGCCACCACATACAGCGACGCACCGGCCACAAAACAGCGCTTGCGCCCGAGCCGATCAGCCAGCGCGCCCCAGGCCAGGGTGAAGCAGGCAAATGCCAGGTTGAACGCGTTGACCACCCATTGCAGGCTGGTCAACGGCGCCTGGATATCGGCGCCGATGGCCGGCAGCGCAAGGGCCGTGCCGGAGATGGAGCTGGGCACGACGAATATCGCCAGCAGGATGATCGTGAGTAGAGCCGTGTCGGCAAACGAGTTTTTCATGGGTCCTTCCAGGGTCAGGTTGAAGTGAAACCGTGTACCGGCAAACGCACCGGACGACGCAGGATGATGCCGTCGACCCAGGGCACCTGGTCCGCCGGCACCGCCAGGCGCAAGTTGGGAAAGCGCTGCACCAGAACCTGCAACACCGTGGTGATTTCCAGACGCGCCAGGGCCGCGCCCATGCAGTTGTGCATGCCATAGCCGAACTGCAAATGCCGCGCATCGTTGCGGTCCAGGCGAATCGCCAACGGCTCGGGGAACACCGCAGGGTCGCGGTTGGCGGCAAACGCATCGGCATAGATGATGCTGCCTTCAGGGATCAGCCCCCAAGGGCCTTCCAGGTCGACACTGGCCAGGCGCGGGAACGTCGAGATCGTGCCCAGGGGAATCACCCGCAGCAGTTCTTCGACGGCATTCGGGATCAGCGCCGGGTCGTCCACCAGTTGCTGCCACAGCTGGGGCGCGGCCAACAGGGTGTACACCGCCTTGGTGAGCACGGTGAGAATGTTCTGGTCGCCACCGATCAGCACGCCGAGCAGGATGCCCACCAACTCTTTGTCGTTGAGTGGCGGCTCGCTGTCGTTGCGAGTGGCGACGAAGCGCTGGATCAACCCGTCGGGATAGGTCGGCCGCGCACCGGTCACCAGGTCGGTGAGGTAGTTGTAGACACCCCAGAACTGGTTCAACAGCTGCGGCACATCCGCGTCCGACGCGACCTGCACTGTATGGCTCAGCGGCCTGTAGTAGTCGCGGTCACTCAGGGGAATGCCGAGCAATTGGCAGTCCACCGTTGCCGGGATGTGATCGAGCACCAGGGCGAACAAGTCGGCCCCAGGCGCCTGGCGCTGCAACACATCGAGTCGCTCATGGGTTGCCTGCTGCACTTTTTCTGCCAGTAGCGCCACACCGCTGGGGCTGAAATCCCGCGCAACCACTTTGCGCAAGCGGCCGTGATCGGGAATGTCGTTGTTGAGCAGCAGCTCCGGCGGCGTGATGGTGGGCAGGAAACTCGCACCGTCCTCTTCGTTGCACGGCGCACGAATGGCGCGGTTATCCAGCAGCAACGCCTGTACGTGCTCGTAACGGGTCAGGTGATAGGCCAGGTGGCCGCTGGGCAGCAGGATCCTGGGCAAGCCATTGGCAGGGTCGGCAGGTTGATAGGCGGCAGGCGCATCCAGGTTGGGAATGCGCGCCACAGTGACTTGCGCGGTGGTAACCACGGCGATATTCATCAGGCAGGCTCCCCGGCAGGTTGCAACAGGTCCACACCGGTCAGGCGCTGCAACTGGGCGAGGGCCTGGTGGTTGTCGATAAAGTGCAGCACGTGCCAGCCCAATGCAGCGGCGGCTTGAATGTTCTCGGCCACATCGTCGATCAGCAGGCTGTTGGCCGGGGCAACGCCCGAGCGTGCCGTGGCAACCTGGAAAAACCTCGCTTCTGGTTTGCGCGTACCTTCCTGACTGGAATCGACGATCAGATCGACCACCTCGTCCAACCCCACCATCGCCCGCCAGTGCTGCTCCCACTCCACCACGTTGTTGGTGAGGATGCCCACGCGCAATCCTGCACGTTTTAGCGCGCGTACAGCGGCCACCAACGGTGCATTGGCCGGCACGCCGGCGAACCAATGCTCGCCGAAGGTTTGCAGGCGCGCACGGGACAAATCGATCTGCGGATCGCGGCGACGCAATGCCAGTTCCAGGCGTTGGCCCCAGTCCTTTTCAGTGAGCAACGCACTCTCCACCGGCGCCAGCATCGGCACGCCCAACTCGTCGGCCACATCGCTCATGGCCTGTTGCAGCACCCGTGGAGCGAGGCCGGTCTTGACCTCGTACTGCTCGAACAACGCGGGAATCGGCGGCGACAGCACGCCCCCGAAATCGAACCAGATAAACTTCAGGTCGCTCATCGCACACCCCCGGCCACCAGGGCCAGCGGCTGGCTGGCCACCACCGGCAACAACTCCAGCTCAGCCGTGGCAATCACCGCGCCGCCCTGTTCTACGTCCAGGGCCAGGGTGATGCGGCCGTGTTCGTCAGTGGCCAGGGTAGTGAGGTCGGCACGTACCCGGGTCGGCAAACCAAACTCGCCAAAGCGGGTGAATACCACATGGCAACGGGACAACAGCAACTGATCGGGGCCGGCCTGCAACTGCCGATCCGCGACCACCAACGCCACCTGCCGGAAGCCTTCAAGCAGCAACATGCCGGGGATATGGTCCAGAGGGTGATCGAAGATCGCGGGGTTGTTCAGGTCCACAATCAATGGCGCCACCAAGCTGTCGGCGCCCTGCTCCAGATCCTTGCCCAGCACCACGTTGTTCAGCCAATGGCGCCCTACCGCCGACGGGCTCAAGGGCGGCGGCAATTGCGCCAGCGGGTCGGCGTCGGCCGGAATCGCCGCCAGGCCACGCACACGCATCTTGTTCCAGGCCGCGCCGCTCATCCACCGAATGCTCATGCGCTCGTGCCGTGCGGCGACTTCGCCATTGATGCTCAGGGACATGTTCAGGGTCACCCCGCTGCGCTCACCGTGGCGCAGGTACTCGTCCACCACAAACACATCGATCTGCGCCGACGCCGGGCGATCCCCCACCACCAGCAAACTGCGCTCGGTGACGCGCGTGACACTGTCCAGGTAAATAAACTTGTCCTGGGCGCTCACATCCAGGAACGCGTGGGAGATATAGATCGACGCCTGGCGGAACACTTCCAGCAATAACAACATGTCGTAGTGTGCGGCGCGGTGCGTATGTTCACTGAAGTAACTGTGGGTGCGCGGTAGTTGCGCGCTGCAACGAAAGTGCCCCTCCTCTACCAACTCCGCGCCCGTCAGGAAGACCTCGCTGACGGCAGCACGGTGCACCATGCTGCGCGGCACAGTGTTTTCGCAATGAACGGCCGGCACTGGGCTGGCTGGATTTAGAACGGACAATTCAGACATGGGCATCTGTCTCCTGATGAGCTTTTCCGTAAGCGTGCAGACCGCTGTACAAGTGCGTGACTTGTGAGCTTTGCGCGGACAACCCGATCTGGCTGTCAGTACCCTTGTGCAGATACTCCCTTATATTTTCACTGCACACTTAGATCAGTTTGATCGAAGCTTATACGCGCAACTAAATCGTCTAGATACCGAACTAAGTGTTCTAACTTAGTAGTGAAAATATGCCCACGAAGTTGCTCAAGGTCGTAAAGAACATCACGACCCGGAGCAGATTGGCATGTTGAAAACAGGATTCACCCTGGCACCCCTGGCGTGCGCATTGGCCTTGGGCGGCCTGGCGCTGCCGAACCTGGTGCTGGCGCAAAACGATGCGGCCGCCGTCCAAAAGGTCATTGAGTTCAATATTCCCGCCGGCCCGCTGGATGAGGTGCTGCTGAGCATCTCCCAGCAAAGCGGCCACCCCATCGCCTTCGACCCGCCGTTGGTAGAAGGCCGTGCAAGTCGTTCGATCCAGGGCCGCTTGAGCCAGGAGCAGGCGCTGGGGATCGCCTTGAGCGGTTCACAGTTGGGCTTCAGCCAGACCGCCAGCGGCGCCGTGTTGATCCATCGTTTGGCCAGTACCAGCGAGCCCGCCGCGCCACGGCTCAAATCGGTCGAGGTGATAGGCACACGTCGCAGCGATGTCACCGCCCTGCAAAGTGCTGCGCCCGTCGATGTGATCAGCAACGAACAATTGGAACGCGCCGGCACCGACAACCTGGCCAAGGCCCTGGAAACCCTGGTGCCGTCGGTGAACTACCCGCAAGTCAACGGCACCGATGGCGTGTCATCGCAGCGGCCGGTGTCGCTGCGCGGGTTGGCCTCGGACCAAGTGCTGGTGCTGGTCAATGGCAAGCGTCGGCATGCCTCGGCCTTCGTCAACACCAAGGCCACCCTGGGCCGGGGCTCGCAGGCGGTGGACTTGTCGACGATTCCCGTCAGCGCCGTCGACCATATTGAAGTGCTGCGCGATGGCGCCTCGGCGCAATACGGTTCTGACGCAATTGCCGGGGTGATCAATATCGTGCTCAAGGAGCAGGACCACGGCGGCGCGGTGCAAAGCACCTTTGGCCAGTACACCAAGGGCGACGGTTTTCGCCGCTCGGTCGGTGGCTGGAGCGGTTTTACCTTGCCCGGGGACGGTTTCCTGACCCTCAGCGGTGAAGGCCTGCGCAGCGAACGCACGTCCACCGGCGGTACCGATGGCCGGCAGTTCTACCCCACCGGCGACGCGCGCGAAGCAGATGCCGACCGCCACTGGCGCTACGGCTCGCCAGGGCTTGAAGACTGGAACCTGGCGCTCAATACCGGCCTGTCGCTCAACGACACGGTGGACCTGTATGGCTTCGCCACTTATCAAGACCGTACCGGCGAGTCCCAGGCCACTTTTCGCCGTCCCATCGACGCCAATAACCTGGTGGCCGTGTACCCCAACGGGTTCCTGCCGTTGCTCGACGTGCGCTCGCGGGATGCCTCGGTCACTGGCGGCGTGAAGATTCGCGACGACAGCCTGGGCACTTTCGACCTCAGCGCCAACTACGGGCGCAACCGCATCGACTATCACCTCAGCGACTCGCTGAATGCCAGCCTCGGCCCTGCCAGCCCCACCCGCTTCAATGCCGGTGCGCTGGTCAATGAGCAAACCAACGTCGGCCTGGACCATGTAAAGGAATTCAAGGTGGGCTGGGGCGCCGGCCCACTGGTGTTTTCCAGCGGCCTGGCGTGGCGCAACGAGGCGTACGAGGTGATCGCAGGCGACCTCGCTTCCTGGACCCACGGCACTGCCCTGCCCGCCCGTGCCGGCGGTGCCCAGGGTTTCCCCGGCACCCAGGACAGTGACGAAGGCCGCTATGCACGGCACGTCTTCGGCGGTTACCTGGGACTGGAGCAACAGGTCACCGACAAACTGCAACTGGGCCTGGCCGGGCGCAGCGAGCACTACGATGACTTTGGCACCACCACGACCGGCAAGTTTTCCGTGCGCTACGACTTCACCCCGCAATGGGGCCTGCGTTCGACGCTCAGCAGCGGCTACCGCGCGCCGACATTGGGCCAGATCGGCACATCGGCGACCCAGACCGAATTCAAGGCCGGCGACCCCACGGCCTATCAGGTCGGCACGGTCAGCGTGAACACGCCAGTGGCACGGGCATTGGGCGCCAGTGACCTGAAGCCGGAAAAATCCACCAGCCTGTCCCTTGGCGTGGTGTGGCAACCGCTGGAACGTGCCAGCGTCAGCGTCGATGCGTACCACATCCGGATTCAGGATCGTATTGCCCTGTCGGAAACCCTCAGCGGTACCCAGGTAAGCCAGATCCTCGCAAACCAAGGGTACGGCAATTATTCCGGCGTGAGCTTTTTCACCAACGCCCTGGACACCAAGACCAGCGGCGTCGATGTGGCCGCTCACTACCGCCTGGACCTGGCCGATGCCAGCCAGTTGACCCTCAACGGCGCCTTCAACTACAGCAAGACCCAGGTCACCGACATCAAGGACAACCCCGGCCCCCTGGCCGGCACCGGCATCACGCTGATCAATCGCGAAGCCCTCAGCTACGTGGAAAGCGCGTCGCCCAACAGCAAGCTGATCCTTGGGGCCGACTGGCGTAAAGGCGCATGGCAGGCGAGTTTCAACACGATCCGCTACGGCACCTACACCCTCGATTCCAACCTCGGCGAAGCCCGCGACCAAACCTTTTGCGCGCAGTGGGTGAGCAACGCCAGCGTGTCCTACGACATCAGCCAGGCCCTCACCCTGACCTTGGGCGGCAACAATATTTTCGACAGCTACCCGGACAAGATCGACGTGGCCAACCGTTTTGTCGGCGGGCGCGTGGCCTACCAGAGCATCTCACCGGCCGGTGCCGAAGGCGCCTTCTACTACGTGAAAGCCGACTACCGCTTCTGACCCCCAACAAGGAGTTCCCATGAGCTTTGATCCTGTGCGTTTTACCCAAGCCTTCGAGCATGACTTTGCCCTGGCCAAGCAGTTGCTGATCAAGCATCAGGTGCTGTCGGCCAATGAGGCGGGGAATATCAGCCTGCGTCTGCCCGGCCAGGAGCGGCTGGTGATTGCCTCGCTGAGCGGGCTCGACAGCGGCGTGGCCGCGATTGTGGATTTCGATTTGCAGCACAGCCAGGGCAGCCTGACGGACAACCTCAAGGAAGTAGCAGCGCTGCACGTGGCGATCTACCGCGAGCGGCCCCAAGTGAATGCGGTGATTCATACGCACTCACCGTATCTGACGGCGTTTGCGATTGCGGGGCGGCCGTTGCGCGCCCATGCCACGCAGTTGCTGGGGGTTCTGGATGAGGATCAGGAAATTCCGCTGACCGCCTGGGGCCCGCGTTACGCGCCGGAGCCGGTAGTGGCGGCGTTGCGTGAGCATCCCCGGGCGCCGGCGGCTCTTTTAGCCAACCACGGTCCATTTGCCTGGTCGGAACGCGATGTGCTCGCGGCCACCCGGTTGCTGGTGAACCTTGAAGAGGCCGCCTACCTGACGTTCCTGGCGCAGCAACTGGGCAGCCCGCAGCCGTTTCCCAGCGGTGCGGCTCAGCGCTCGCGGCTGGGGTGGAGTGCGACATGAGTGATTTGCTCACTGACACACTGCGGTTCAAATGTGGGAGGGACGATGCGACGATTCGACTTGCTCCCGATAGCGGTCTATCGGTGTACATATCCATTGCTGCGGTAACGGCGGCCTTACGGCACACCCGTTGGGTGCTGGCCGCGTTTCTCGCAGTCTGTGCGCTTCCCGCGCACGCCGAAGCTTTACTCGAACGCGCCCAATCCCGAGGCACGCTCAATGTGTGCACCAGTGATGAGTTCCCACCGTTCAAGACCCTTGATGCCCAAGGCCGTCCCAGCGGGCTGATCATGGATTTGATTGTTGATCTGAAGCAGCAGTTGTCGGCTCGCGTCGGGCAGCCGCTGAAGCTTTCGTTGGTGCAGGTCAATCCACTGAATCGCTTGTTGTTTCTCGACCAGGGGCGTTGCGAGGTGTTGGTGACGTCGCTGTTGGACACGCCGGCCCGGCGTCGTGAAGTGGACTTTGCCAGCCCAGGGTTTTATAGCTCGGCGGCCACGGTGTTTGCACCGAAAAGTACGCGGGTGCCCGATTGGGAAAGCCTGCGCGGCAAGACGCTCTGCGCGCCCGCCACGAGTGTGTGGGTACGGCCGTTTGAAAGCCGCTATGGCGTGCAGTTCGCATCGTTCAACGGTACCGCCGAGGTGCGCAAGGCGGTGACGGACAGCCGCTGCCTGGGCGCGATGGGCGACGACGCGTTGTACAGCGCCCTCGCCCGCCAGCCGGAATGGGCCGACTACGAGGTCAAGCTACCGGGCCAGGAACCAGCGCCGTGGGGGATTGCCTTGCGCAAGGGCCAGCCCGCGTTGTTGGCGGCGGTGTCGAGCATTGTCGAGGGCTGGCATGCCAATGGGCTGATCATCGAATTGGAGCAGCGTTACGGCCTGGCGCCGAATGCCTGGGTCGCGCAGCAGCATGCGCAGGCCCAGCATGAATGAGGTCAGCCTGCGCCTGTGGCTGGAGCAACACGGCCTGTCGCTGAGTATCGTCTGGGACCCGATGGACCGTCAGCGCTTTTTGCTGGGCCTGGGGCTGACGTTGCTGTTGTCCCTGGCGAGTATCGCGCTGTCGTTGTTGATCGGCGTCGTCGGCGCCGCCGGCCTGGGTTCGCGCCAAGGGTTGTGGCGCGGCATCAGCGGTGCGTACGTGGCGCTGTTTCGCAACACGCCGCTGTTGGTCCAGCTGTTCTTTTTCTACTTCGGCGTCGGGGCGCTGTTGCCGCTGGTGGACGGTGTGCGCCTGCTCAACGGCACGCAGTGGGCAATCATCGTGATTGCCCTGCACAGCGGCGCGTTCCAGGCGGTCAACCTGCGCGCCGGGATCGATGCGGTACCACGCGCCACCCGCCAGGCAGCCGCTGCCCTGGGTATGCAAGAACCTACGGTGCTGCGCCATATCGTGCTGCCGCTGGCACTGCGCAACAGCCTGCCGGCGATGGGCAATACGGTGGTGCAGACCATCAAATCGACCTCGGTTGCCTACGCGATTGCGGTGCCGGAGTTGCTCTATGCGAGCAACCGGATCTGGTCCGACAACTTCAACGTGGCCGAGATGATGCAAGTGCTGTTGCTGGTTTGGCTGTTGCTGATCGGTCTGAGCAGTTGGCTGTTGCGCCGCCTGGAAAACCACCTGCGCCTGCCCGGTCAGGAGCTGCCGAATGCTGCCTGAACCTTCACCACTGATGCTGCTGTGGCAGTGGGCGCCGGCGCTGCTGCAAGGCTTTGGCCTGAACATCCTGATGGGCGTCACGGCGATGCTGGTGGCGACCGTCCTCGGCGTCCTGCTCGGCAGCCTGCAGGTGAGCCCCCATGCGCACCTGCGCCGGGGTGCCGGGCACATCAGCCGTTTGCTGCGCAACCTGCCGTGGCTGGTGGTGATGTTCTACGTGGCCTACCTGCTGCCCTACGAAGTGCAGTGGGCCGGGCGCTGGTGGCAGTTGCCGGACTGGCTGAAGGTCGCGCTGGGCCTGGCGCTGCCTGCCATCGGCTACGTCTCGGAGATTGTGCGCGGCGGCGTCTACGCGGTGCCGTCGGGCCAATGGGAAGCGGCCCAGGCCTTGGGGTTGCGCCACGCCCAGGCGCTGCGCTACGTGATCGTCCCGCAGACCCTGCCGAGCCTGGTGGCGCCGTGGATGAACCTGTATTGCGCGGTGACCATGTCCACCTCACTGGCCAACCTGCTCGGGGTGGAAGAGTTGATGACCACCCTGCAGTCGCACCTCTCCAGCCAATTGCGCAACGACCTGCTGCTGCCCGCCTACGGCTTGGTGTTTGTCGCGTTCTTTCTCTACATCTACCCCCTTTCACGCTGGGCCAAGCGGCTGGAACGCCGATGAGCCTTTCGACGAGAACCACCACCATGCGCGACGACACCTTGCTGACCCACCTCGGCCGTGATCCGGCCAACCATGCCGGCACCGTCAACACCCCGGTGTATCGCAGCTCTACGTTTATCTGGCCCGACACCAGCACCCTGGCGAACCACCTGCAACAGGCCGATGACCCGCACTACCGAGGCCACGTCTACGGGCGCAACGGCAACCCCACCACCGCCGCGTTCGAAGACGCCGTGGCTGAGCTGGAAGGCGGCTTTCGCGGGCTGATCATGCCCAGCGGCCTGGCGGCGATTGTCGGCGCAGTACTGGCGGTGGCGCGGGCCGGCGACCATATCCTGGTCACCGACAACTGCTACTGGCACGCACGCCAGGTATTCGACCAGATCCTGCCGCGCTACGGCATCCAGGCCAGCTATTTCACGCCAATGCTCGGCGCGGATATCGCCGGGCTGCTGCGCCCGAATACGCGCCTGGTGTATGCCGAGGCGCCCGGCTCCAGCACCTTCGAAGTGCAGGATATTCCCGCCCTCGCCCGTGCGGCCCACGCCCAGGGCGCGCTGCTGATGCTCGATAACACCTGGGCCACGCCGCTGTTCTTCAAGGCGTTTGAACACGGCGTGGACATCTCGATTCACGCTGCCACCAAATACCTGGTGGGCCACAGCGACGCCATGCTCGGGGTGATTGTCACCACGCAGGCGCTTTACGCCGGCGTGCGCGAAACCGTGCGCCAGTTGGGTTACATCGCCAGTGCCGACGACGCCTACCTGGGCCTGCGTGGCCTGCGCACCCTCGGCGTGCGCCTGCGCCAGCACGAGCGCTCGGCGCTCACGGTTGCGCAGTGGTTGCTACAACGCCCGGAAGTCGCCCAAGTGCTGCACCCGGCCTTACCGGGCGCGACGGGACACGCGGTGTTCAAGCGCGACTTCCTCGGTTCCACCGGCCTGTTCGGCGTGGTGCTCCACCCGATCTCGGCAGCGCAAACCAAGGCCTTTCTCGACAGCCTGCAGCTGTTCGCCATGGGCGCCAGTTGGGGCGGTTTCGAAAGCCTGATCCGCCAGCAACAACGCCATCCTTCGGCACAGATTGAACCCGGCGTATTGCTGCGCCTGCATGTGGGCCTTGAAGCGGTCGAGGACCTGATCGCCGACCTGCAACAAGGCCTGGAACACCTGAACGTCACCCCAAGGAGTCTGCCATGAGCCACACACTGCCCACCCACTACAGCATTTGCCCGCTGCTGGTCGCGTCGAATATCGCCGTGGAACTCGGCTGGCTGGATGAGGAATACCAGCGCGTCGGTGCCGAAGCGATCTACCTGCGCTCGCTGCCCGACAACCAGGGCTGGCTGCCGCACTTCACCCATGCCGAGTCCCGGCTGATTCGCGATGGCGGCGCCGTGCCCGCACTGTGGGCCCGCGCCGACCAGGCCGACACGTTGCTGGTGGCCACCACTGCGACCCAGCGCGCCGGGCAGATTGTGGTGCGCGCCGACGGGCGTATCCGCCAGGTCGCCGACCTGTTCGGCAAACGTATCGGCGTGCCGGTCAGCCGCAACAAGGCGCGGGTGGATGTGCTCAAGGCACTGGCCGAACACGGCTTGTTCAATGCCTTGCAACTGGCGGGGCTCGAGCCGTCGCAGGTGCGCTTGATCGAGTTGGAGGACGAAGGCGACCCCCACACCTTGCAGGCCGCCGTGCGCCCTTCGGCGTTCTGGGCGCAATTGCATGGCCTGCACGGCAAGCCGGGCCAGGAAGTCCGCGCATTGGCTGAAGGCCGCGTCGACGCGGTGCACATCGCCGCCGGGCACGTGCCGGCGCTGCTCGCCAGCGGTGAATTCACGGTGATCGAAGACCTGGAACGCTACCCCGACTGGACCCTGAAAAACCACAACGGCCCTTACGCCACCACCGTCAACCGCGCCTTTGCCGAAGAACATCCGCAGGTGATCGTGGCGTTCCTGCGCGCAGCAATCCGCGCCGGGCGCTGGATCAACCAGCACCGCGATGCGGCCGCGCAGTTGTTCACCCGCGTGACGTTCCTGCCGGATGCCGGGTTTATCCGCCAGGCCATCGCCGAGCTGGATTTCGTGCCGCAACTGGGCCCGCAGAACCTCGCGGCCCTGGAGCTGAAAAAGGATTTCCTGGTGCAACGCGGTTTCTTGCAGAACGACTTCAGCGTGCATGAGTGGGCCCAGCCCGACTTCCTCGCCCAGGCCCACGCCGGGCTCTGACGCCTCAACCAAGGATGAACCATGATTGCTCAGTACCGTAAAACCCTGCTCGCCAGCCTGCTGCTGGCCGACTCCACGTGGGCCGCGCAAACCGCCAGTTCCACCGAACCGCAACTGAGCAAAGTCGAGGTGGTCGGTGCACGCGTCACCGAAGCCAGCGCTGCCATCGGCGAAGACAAGATCAGCAATACCCTGAGCATCTCGCACCAGGCACTGCTGTCGGCGCCGGCGGGCACCTCGGGCCTGAAAATGCTCGAAGCGCTGCCGGGCTTCAACGTGCAGGTCAACGATGCGTTGGGCTTGTACGAGTTCGGCAACTCGGTGTTCGTGCGGGCGTTCAACTTGCAGCAGATCGGCTTCTCCATCGACGGCGTGCCGTTGGGCCGTACCGACCAGTTTGGCGGCAGCCCGATCTACCGCTACGTCGACAACGAAAACACCGAACGCGTGACGGCCTCTACCGGCGCCGGCGATGTCTCGCAATCGGGCTACGCATCATTGGGCCCGTACGTGGATTACCAAACCAGCAACCCTACCGTAGAGCCGGGTGTGAGCCTGTCTTACACCCTGGGCAGCGACAGCCTGCGGCGCAGCTTCGTCAAGCTGCAAAGCGGCGAATACCAAGGTCTGTCGGCGTATTTCAGCCGCTCGAAAATCGACGGCGACCTGTGGCGCGGGCCCGGTACCATCGACCGCGAACACCTGGAAGCCAAGGTGCGTTATCGCTT
The genomic region above belongs to Pseudomonas sp. S35 and contains:
- a CDS encoding HAD family phosphatase, producing the protein MSDLKFIWFDFGGVLSPPIPALFEQYEVKTGLAPRVLQQAMSDVADELGVPMLAPVESALLTEKDWGQRLELALRRRDPQIDLSRARLQTFGEHWFAGVPANAPLVAAVRALKRAGLRVGILTNNVVEWEQHWRAMVGLDEVVDLIVDSSQEGTRKPEARFFQVATARSGVAPANSLLIDDVAENIQAAAALGWHVLHFIDNHQALAQLQRLTGVDLLQPAGEPA
- a CDS encoding MFS transporter; protein product: MKNSFADTALLTIILLAIFVVPSSISGTALALPAIGADIQAPLTSLQWVVNAFNLAFACFTLAWGALADRLGRKRCFVAGASLYVVASVLSAVADSAWLLDAARGLAGIGAAAIFSCGIAILSTHFSGPARLRAFALFGTVAGLGVSLGPTLSGLLLDSVGWRAIFWAHAVTLVIVLLGSPLITRDGELAERTARFDVPGATLFVLALLALMVAIVQGSQWGWSSPGVLGLVAVAAVLLAVFTWQERRHRQPMLDLSLLASGPFVGLALVTVAASFGFVTLLTYLPSYLFGVLQLSATHAGLAMLLLTVPMLFCPILAGKWAARGVSAIGILKVSLIALLVGVVSLAWVSQVGVALWQLAVPLLLVGIGMGLSAGLVDGLALKTVPEQKAGMAAGLLNTFRLGSEAIAVALYGSLLATLLDTQLRATLSRLAPDPSTLQRWIDDVAAGNLTGALQALSAEQAGTVHSLFIGGYDSAFHGVLWALAAILLVLTVVVAWLVRPLREQERTQAQLAAN
- a CDS encoding class II aldolase/adducin family protein is translated as MSFDPVRFTQAFEHDFALAKQLLIKHQVLSANEAGNISLRLPGQERLVIASLSGLDSGVAAIVDFDLQHSQGSLTDNLKEVAALHVAIYRERPQVNAVIHTHSPYLTAFAIAGRPLRAHATQLLGVLDEDQEIPLTAWGPRYAPEPVVAALREHPRAPAALLANHGPFAWSERDVLAATRLLVNLEEAAYLTFLAQQLGSPQPFPSGAAQRSRLGWSAT
- a CDS encoding ScbA/BarX family gamma-butyrolactone biosynthesis protein, producing MSELSVLNPASPVPAVHCENTVPRSMVHRAAVSEVFLTGAELVEEGHFRCSAQLPRTHSYFSEHTHRAAHYDMLLLLEVFRQASIYISHAFLDVSAQDKFIYLDSVTRVTERSLLVVGDRPASAQIDVFVVDEYLRHGERSGVTLNMSLSINGEVAARHERMSIRWMSGAAWNKMRVRGLAAIPADADPLAQLPPPLSPSAVGRHWLNNVVLGKDLEQGADSLVAPLIVDLNNPAIFDHPLDHIPGMLLLEGFRQVALVVADRQLQAGPDQLLLSRCHVVFTRFGEFGLPTRVRADLTTLATDEHGRITLALDVEQGGAVIATAELELLPVVASQPLALVAGGVR
- a CDS encoding TonB-dependent receptor — its product is MLKTGFTLAPLACALALGGLALPNLVLAQNDAAAVQKVIEFNIPAGPLDEVLLSISQQSGHPIAFDPPLVEGRASRSIQGRLSQEQALGIALSGSQLGFSQTASGAVLIHRLASTSEPAAPRLKSVEVIGTRRSDVTALQSAAPVDVISNEQLERAGTDNLAKALETLVPSVNYPQVNGTDGVSSQRPVSLRGLASDQVLVLVNGKRRHASAFVNTKATLGRGSQAVDLSTIPVSAVDHIEVLRDGASAQYGSDAIAGVINIVLKEQDHGGAVQSTFGQYTKGDGFRRSVGGWSGFTLPGDGFLTLSGEGLRSERTSTGGTDGRQFYPTGDAREADADRHWRYGSPGLEDWNLALNTGLSLNDTVDLYGFATYQDRTGESQATFRRPIDANNLVAVYPNGFLPLLDVRSRDASVTGGVKIRDDSLGTFDLSANYGRNRIDYHLSDSLNASLGPASPTRFNAGALVNEQTNVGLDHVKEFKVGWGAGPLVFSSGLAWRNEAYEVIAGDLASWTHGTALPARAGGAQGFPGTQDSDEGRYARHVFGGYLGLEQQVTDKLQLGLAGRSEHYDDFGTTTTGKFSVRYDFTPQWGLRSTLSSGYRAPTLGQIGTSATQTEFKAGDPTAYQVGTVSVNTPVARALGASDLKPEKSTSLSLGVVWQPLERASVSVDAYHIRIQDRIALSETLSGTQVSQILANQGYGNYSGVSFFTNALDTKTSGVDVAAHYRLDLADASQLTLNGAFNYSKTQVTDIKDNPGPLAGTGITLINREALSYVESASPNSKLILGADWRKGAWQASFNTIRYGTYTLDSNLGEARDQTFCAQWVSNASVSYDISQALTLTLGGNNIFDSYPDKIDVANRFVGGRVAYQSISPAGAEGAFYYVKADYRF
- a CDS encoding cytochrome P450, yielding MNIAVVTTAQVTVARIPNLDAPAAYQPADPANGLPRILLPSGHLAYHLTRYEHVQALLLDNRAIRAPCNEEDGASFLPTITPPELLLNNDIPDHGRLRKVVARDFSPSGVALLAEKVQQATHERLDVLQRQAPGADLFALVLDHIPATVDCQLLGIPLSDRDYYRPLSHTVQVASDADVPQLLNQFWGVYNYLTDLVTGARPTYPDGLIQRFVATRNDSEPPLNDKELVGILLGVLIGGDQNILTVLTKAVYTLLAAPQLWQQLVDDPALIPNAVEELLRVIPLGTISTFPRLASVDLEGPWGLIPEGSIIYADAFAANRDPAVFPEPLAIRLDRNDARHLQFGYGMHNCMGAALARLEITTVLQVLVQRFPNLRLAVPADQVPWVDGIILRRPVRLPVHGFTST